The Lepidochelys kempii isolate rLepKem1 chromosome 2, rLepKem1.hap2, whole genome shotgun sequence genomic interval TGAATCCTGTTATGACTTCTTTTTCTCTGCTACAAATCATCACATGCTTGGAGTACAAATTAGAAATTCCTGTTTAGGTAGCAATCTTAACGTGAAGTCCTGCTTGCCACACAGTCCTTAGATTATGCCATTTTAATAGATGTATGAATGGAGACAGTGATTAATGTCGTGAGATGCAGGAGGTAACATAATGAGTTTGGGCTTTTTTGTTATAAGGAAATTAAATTGCTGCTCCCTAACTCTAAAGATCGTAACCCACAGCACAAATGGTTCTATGTTAATTCCTTTCATTATTCATTTGCTTAACTGGAGTTTAATTGTTTAATCATCTAGAATAGTGATAATCTATCACAGATGCAATTAAACTCCAACCCACAATTCTCCTCTCTTTTCAGTTCCCTTCTCAGTCTCTCTTCCCAGCCCTCATTCTGTGCTATTCTCCCCAACTCTCCCTTCAGCCTGGTGACAGATGTCCCTTGGATCCCTCTCTGTCGCATCACTTCTCACAGCTGGAAAGTTGGTCTAGTTAAGCCCTCAGGTTTTTCTTGTCAGGCCTTTTCTAAAtttctagggttttttttagATTGTTTCCCAGAGTATGTCTTTACTTCAGAATAAACTCAAGTTACTCCTCTTGAGTTTGCCTGGCTTGAGTGAGAGTATTCAGATTGTGAAATAACAGTCAAGTTGCTAAGTCTACCCTGGCACTGTACTCACTCAGGTGTTGCAGTGAGACTTCTGGAGGAACATCTCATGGTTAATATTGCAGTAAGCTGAGCCACTGTCTGAATTCTGTCCCAGTGAATTGTGAGGGatcttgtctgtcctttctgggcacaCAGTAGGAATTGTGGGAAAGCATTGGAGGACTATTGGCAGTGGAGTGGCACTATCCTGCATCCAACTATAGAGTGGTCATGTTAGTGGGTTATGAATTGCGCTTGTTTGAGTTTCAGCCTATatcccctcttgggccagctaacttgagttaaaagcAGCACCACACTTGAGttaaaggtttttgtgtgtggacggaaTTCAGGTTAGGGTCAGCGCTCAAGTTATTACTTGAGTTAATTGCAGTGAAGGCAAGCCCACAGACTTAGGGGTAGTGTGGGTGGGGAGGTATGAATTCTTTTTAGGGGAAGCCCAAGTAAAACCAatgaaaagaagaaatattttttatcTTGCTTACTTGCTTTCAGCTGGCACCTGGCGAAGGCGAACCTATCTATTGTGTTTATAGATCATAAAATAGAAGTTGATGAAACCAGGGAAACAAGTGTGAAGGGgaaacaaaccagaaaaaaacagGTTACCCTTACTTCATATTTAAAATATGCATCTTTTAGGAAATAAAGATTGTAAATAGTACCCTCTCTTATAAATGCTTCAGTCATGGGGAAGGCCACATGCTGCCTTTTGGTACCTACAGGGAGGAGGGATGAGATGAAGGTTGAGAAGCTGGCCTAGACAAAAGTGCTGGCAGGCACCTCTAATATCACTGATTGCTCTTTATCATCAGAGCTCAAGCACATCAGCTCCACAATGTACATGACTACCAGCAGGCTTTTGTTTGCCTTCCCGCTTGGGTCTTCCACAGTATTGTGACATATCATATTCCTGACACACACCAGCATGGGAGCCCAACCAGCATTACCTCTTTAAACTACCTTCTTCCTCTTCAAAGTGATCATTATTGTCTAATAGCCAAGGCAGGGACTTTCTCTTCATAGGTATTTGTAACAGCATCCAGCACAATGAGAGCCTAATCTCGACTGAGGCCTTTGGGGATTACTGCAGTATAAAGTgattaataattataattaataatgtaCGTATCATCTTAATTCTCTTTAGACCAGCAAAATTAACAGATGTGTGTTTGTGATTGTTCGTTTCTCCTGAGTGTATGTTTCTCTGTTTCTTATTGTAGACAGAAAGAATTTACTTTCAAGTGTTTTTACCTAAGGGAAGCAAGGAGAAGAGCAAACCCATGTTCTTTTGCAGTAAGTGGAGTATTGGCAAAGTAGTAGATTTTGCAGCTTGCTTAGCAGACCTTAAAAATGACAACAACAAGTCAACAGCCAAGGTAAATCAGTGGTAGCAATTTTCATTTAATGTTACAATTCTTTTTCTGTCCTTCATGCATGAATATGAATTAACAACaagatttttttgtggggggccTTTCTTGCAGAAATTAAGGCTGTGTCATACTGCATCTGGAGAAGCTTTGCCATTGGACCACACATTGGCTACTTGGCTATCCAATCAAGAGTGTCCATTATATAATGGTGGAAACATTATTTTGGAATACCTTGATAATGAAGATCAGTTTATAGAAAATACAAATTCATATTTAGAGTAGCTAATTGGTGAACTGGATGGAAACAAAGATCACCAGAAAAAACACTGAGCTAAATCCAAGCACAACTTACATTTAGAATGGGTTCAGACCTGATTCGGCCCTGAGCCAGCCAGACACAATTCCCACCAACTTTAGTGGGAGTTCCATCTGCATAACTGGGTAGAATTGAGCCCTATctctaaaaataaatgtatatttttaatgtaGAACAGTTGTGGTTACTTGAAACAATAGTTTAAcccatttaataaatatttgatgTTGGTCAATTTGAAATATTTATAAGATAGAAAGTGTTCCAGTCACAACTGGCACAGGATGCCTATGGGCAAGTAAACTAACTCATCCACCAGCTACCAGAACTTGGGAGTGGTTGATACTGCTAAAAAGAGAATGGATTGGTAAGCGGGCATCACCTCTATGCTATgaatctttccatttattttattctattgCCATTATGCAACCAAATGAAATTTTTaccttttggttttgtattttaaagtaGTTTTTGTACATTACAAAGTATTGATGAAAACAATAAATGAATTAATAATGTAAaccagcagagtgaacagttAACTGAAGAGATAAGAAGCTCTTTATATTATTGGAGGGGATACCTGGTTTGACCTAGAGCCCTTCTTCATTCTACATCTGCCTCTTTTGTGGCTAAACAGAGTGACAGCCCTATTGAACAGAACAGTCCGGTACCTTTCTAAAGCACGACagtaatgtatttttttattctCTATTTCTTGCTTTTAAGAATGTACAGGACagagtttgaaaaaaaaacctcatgtTTTACAAGCTCACAAGTGAGGAAgtattgtccagtggttaggaagCTAACCTATgacttgggagatctgggctCAAGTCCCTACATGGTCACAGACTTCCAATGACACCTTGGACTTAGGCTCTCTGttcttcagtttcccatctgcaaaatggggatgataacaTTTTCCTACATCCAAGGGGTGTTATAAGgataaatacacctctaccctgatataatgcggtcctcgggaaccaaaaaatcttactgtcttataggtgagaccgcattatatcggggtagggaGAGGAACGGTTGCccgccccagctcagctcagctccgcctcctcccctgagcatgccacctccgctctgcttctccccccttccttccgtcctttccttccttccttccaggcttgccgcgccaatcagctgtttggcgtggGAAGCCTGGAAGGAAcgaagggaggggcaggggaggaggcggagcagaggtgagctggggcggggagcggttcctctgcgccctccccctcccccgcccacctccactccacctctgccggagcggaggtgagctgggtcgGATGGGGCTGCAGCAAGTAAAGGGCGGGTGCAGAGGAACCGCTTGCAGAAACACGAATTCTGATATAACGAGTTAAAGTAGCCCCAGTCCCCGGAGCGCTGCTTTcccgcgttatatccgaatttgcGTTATATCAgaccgcattatatcggggtagaggtgtatattaAAGATTCTGAGGCACTTACTTTCTACAGTAattggggccatataagtaccaaaGACAAGTACATTTTCATAACATGTAAAATGTTATTTAGCTAATTATCAGAGATATTTGAGTTTAAACAGGTGTCTTCTCCCAGGCAgggacccatgtcccatgctgcacATTCAACACAATAATGTGACAGGCAGGCCCTGCAGGTTTATGCAGCAGAAAGCTCAGGTTGTCTTACATGTGCAAAGCTTTCGATGCTTTCAGAATGGGAGTTTACACAAAGGGGAGTGACAGCCTGACGTACAGGAGTAGGCAGGATGGGAAGGCGTCTAAGTGAAGGGGTTTGCCTGTGCAGCTTTTAAGGAGTTCGGTAGAGCAAGTTCTTACCCTCTGAGAATGGCAAACCAAACCTAAGGGAGTGAGAAGTCAGGAAACCCAGAGTTGGGAAGATTGGGGGCCTCTTTGACTTGTGCTTTTTTTCTTGTGAGCTGGTAAATCTCCAGATGAACATTAGCACTGTTCACCCTCTACTCACCCCTTTTTCTCTCATGGTAACTGTCTTGTGATAGGTAGGCAGCTAGTCATTAGTGAGGAAATGTTCAAAGCCACTAAGGGCAGTAAGGTGCCCAACTCAATGAAAAATCTCCCCCTAATTTTCTATCTTGACTTGGCTTTTCCTCTTGGCTTGTAGGTCTTTAAATATGAGCATGTATGCTGGCAGCATCTCTTCTTACCCCCCCATCTGGATAtgccgaaaggctgctgcttGTTTACCTTTAACCTCTCGGTCCCTCTTTAAGGCTCTTTGTGATGGGGCATTATTAAAGGATTTGAAAGCTATCACCACATGGCTGAGGGTGAAGTGTCAGCCTTCATTCTTTATTCTGTGCTTCCCCATAGTCCCTGAGGAACTATGCACCTTTATAAGAGGGTTTGGACTCTCAGGGGCAGGAGTCATGCCAAGCCTCTAGGAGAGGTAGACGTATATAGGTGAGGGAGAGTCTAACGAGGGAAGGCTCAGGAGGAACTGAGGATTGTTGCTGGGGTTGTGAGAAATGGAAGGTGGATCTAAGGTAGAGCTGGGGCCCTGAGCAGGGAGGAAATACCACATGAATAATGTCGTTATGCCCAAACCTGGAAGTGGAAGTAGACACCATTCCAAAACCACAACCAGGCAGGCCAAACTGTATCTAAGTCTCCAAAACCAAACCTGtacaccccccccctcccaaatTTGGGTTTGGTCCATCTGTACAAGTCACAATGTTTAGAAGTTCTGAATACAGTTCCTTCTCCAGCGCCTGCTTCTGCAAAAGGGACCATTCCCCCAATGACTACCCTGCCAAGCCCTTGTTTACTTGGGCAATTGTGCAAACAAATGGGCAGCTAAGTATCTAAATACCCATTTTTGGGCACAGTTTCAGAAATGGCATGTGCAAATGTGGGTACAtaattctgcctttttttttcccctcaaaatgtGGCCCTTGCCACCAGTTGGAGCAGCAATCTGGTCATGCTCAAGTGTCTACGAGGCATTGCACTCTCCATCCTCCAGCTGCTCTAACCTCAGTGCAGCCTCCATTTCCATACAGGGTGTGACAGGATCTGGATAGATCATTTGGCAACCCAGTAATTTCTGTAATAATGATCTTGTACTGATTGGACTTCAGTGAAAGAGACAAAAGATCTTGATATTCAGCTCATTACTAATCATTCCTGTTTTGCTATTAGATAACATGCATGAAAATTTGCTGCTGTTTGACCATTTCCTGTCGTTGTATTACGATTTTCAGATTGTTAAATGAATTTACCAGATGCACTGCAGGGATGGCAGGGAAGGGAACGTGCTTCTGTTTTCTAGGGAAGAACATATGTAACAActaataagtagggctgtcaattaatcgcaattaactcaaGCAAGTAACTCAAATATattaatcagatttaaaaaattagtcactattaatcacagttttaattgcactgttaaacaatagaataccaattaaaatttattaaatattttttgtttttctacattttcatacatattgtattgtgttgtaattgaaatgaaagtgtatatttttattaccaatatttgcattgtaaaaatcataaacaaaagaaatagtatttttcaattcacctctgtCTGCAGTGCAATCTTTCTCGTGAAAGTGCAGGtcacaaatgtaaatttttttgttacataactgcactccaaaacaaaactgtgaaactttagagcctacaagtccactcagtccaacttcttgttcaggcaattgctaacacaaacaagtttgtttacatttacaggagataatgctgccctcttcttatttacaatgtcaccagaaagtgagaacaggcatttgcatggcacttttgtagccagcattgcaaggtatttacgtggcagatatgttaaacattcgtatgccccttcatgctttggccaccattccagaagacatgcttccatgctgatggtgcttgttaaaaaaaatgtgtaaattaaatttgtgtctgaactccttgggaagatttgtatgtcccctgctctgttttacccacattctgccatatatttcatgttatagcagtcttggatgatggcCCAAACCAGTTTGTTCATTTTAATAACAGtttcactgcagattttacaaaatgcaaagaagataccaatgtgagatttctaaagatagctacagcactcaacccaaggtttaagaatctgaactgccttcaaaaatctgagagggatgaggtgtagagcatgctttcagaagtataaaagagcaacactccaatgtggaaaccacagaacccgaactaccaaaaaagaaaatcagccttctcctggtggcatctgactcagataatgaaaatgaacatgtgtcggtccgcaATGCTTTTGATTTGTTATCGagtagaacccgtcatcagcatggacgcatctcccctggaatagtggttgaagtgtgaaggggcatatgaatgtttagcatatctggcctATAAATACCCTGCAatgcggactcccagtacccattgcactcaacacccgtccctctgcagtttagccctgctgaagtacagtacctgcttcactgtactccaaaggagaaggttggatatgataccTGATCATACACAAATCTTCAACTGTcttgggaccccacctcctcctgggaccctcccttcccccataccCCTCAGTGCTGTTGTGTTTTTTtgcttgtctctctcctccagttgtttgttttttaataaaaaaaaattgttttggtttgaaagcaaacagagccctgcaaagcaacaggcagttttcttaaaccttcatagtccATCATCACAATCActtcctagcattacaagcactgcactcctgagcatagcaacaaagattagtggctttcagcttcaaattgctgcctcaaggcatctcTGATCCTTATAGCCCTATGCTGTGCCCTTCTagtagccctggtctctggctgttcaaattcagcctccaggtgcttcACCTCAGCGGTCCGGCCCTGAGTGAATCTTTTACCCtgcccttcacaaatattatggagtgtacagcatgcggctataaccataggaatattgtcattggccaggttcAGCCTCCCATATGGGCAGAGCCAGCGgacctttaaacggccaaaagcacactcagtaGTCATtcagcacttgctcagcctgttgttgaactcctggctgctgtcaaggtgccccgtgtatggcttcataagccatggcattaaggggtaggcagtgTCCCAGGATCATAATGGgtatttcgacttcccctatggtgatcttctgatgtgggaagaaagtccccgctcacagcttcctgaacaggccagtgttccgaaagatacatgcatcatgcacctttctggaccagcctgcgttaatgtccgtgaaatgcctttggtgatccacaagcgcctggagaaccattgggAAATACtccttctgattaatgtacttggtggctagatggtttggtgccagaattggaatatgtgtgccatctattgcccctccgcagttagggaagcccatttgtgcaaagccatccacaatgtaacgcatgttgcccagagtaacggtcttttggagcaggatgcaattaatggccctgcacacttctgtcaacacaagtccaactgtcgactttcccactccaaactggttctcgaccaatcggtagcagtctggaatagccagcttccacagtgcaatcgccacgcgcttctccaacggcagggcatctctcattctcatgtccttgcactGCAAGTGTGGGGTGAGCTCATCAAACAGTCctatgaatgtggctttcctcatccgaaagttctgcagccactgcttgtcatcccagatgtgattccaccactcagtgcttgtttcccgagcccaaaagtggcgctccactgtggtcagcacctccgtgaatgccacaagcaatctcatgttgtAGCTACACTACTCTtgtctttgtagtttaaggaataacttcACTATCACTTTTCATGTAttagtgagagcgagcagcatactggtcaacagtttgggatccattcctgcagaccaaagaggcagagtgCGCAGTACACATAtcattgaaagatggcaccaaatgcagaTGAAAGCACAGGCATGGATGGGATGCAAAGCCATCCagacccaggatgccccatgaccccctcctccttcccacaactcttagtggtggaagaggaagagatgctctgtgagATAGCTGCCCGGAGTGCACTGCtctgaataccgctgcaagtgccgcaagtgtgaacacgctattgcgcaggcagctgtcagCGTGAACAAACAACAGCAGTTTCCTTTCAGCACTCTCTGAGCagcactgtaactctgccagggtagacatacccttagaagttCATTGTATTCAAAAGGCAAATGTTTGTTGTGGACCTGTATGTAATGTCTCTAGGGAGGAGACCTGACTAATGTAAACCCTAGGAAGTGTTGTAAGCTTCAACTGTTAGAAACAGTGTGAACTTTTAATGTTgagtgatttcagagtaacagccatgtcagtttggatgagctattaccagcaggagagtgagtttgtgtgtgtatgggggtggggggatgtgagaaaacctggatttgtgctggaaatggcccaccttaattatcatgcacattgtagggagaatggtcactttggatgagctattaccagcaggatagtgagtttgtgtgtgtggtttttgggaggggggtgagggggtgagagaacctggatttgtgcaggaaatggcccaacttgattatcatgcacattgtgtaaagagttgtcactttggatgggctatcaccagcaggagagtgaatttgtgtgtgggggggtggagggtgagaaaacctggatttgtgctggaaatggcccaacctgatgatcactttagataagctattaccagcaggacagtggggtgggaggaggtattgtttcatattctctgtgtatatataaagtctgctgcagtttccacggtatgcatctgatgaagtgagctgtagctcacgaaagctcatgctcaaataaattggttagtctctaaggtgccacaagtactccttttctttttgcgaatgttgAGTGAGTTTCTTAGGAAGTATCTGGAGGGAAGGAATGTACATTTCTCACCTCTGAACCCAATCTCTTGATGCTACCTCTTGAGAAGGGGACCTTTTGTCTTCTGATCACCTATTATGTAAGGCCAGATCAGATACCCAAAGGAAGGAAGGGAATCTCAGATTCATGGGCATGCTTGTTCTGAGGTAACATTGTTATGGACCTGTGACCAAACAAAACCGCCAGTGTGGGGACTGAAGGACTGTTCACCTGCTAGAGCCCTTGTTGAAGTTGTGAGTGATCTAGCTAATTGGCATGCATGtaggtttttttattgtttttaatgcgttttctctctaatgcttttaccttaataataaatgtgtttgcttagaaagaactgtgtggtaaaTTAACTGTAGGCAATTACATTGTTTGTTATCTCTGAgaaggcaaagcaggcctgctgaggCAGTCTGATTTCCTGGGGAAATTCACCCTGTAGGCAAGGAACTGTGCAGCATGGAAATACCCTGAGCAGGAGGGATAAAGAGACATAGGCCTGCACCCAAAAGAGGTGTTGTCTGCAGAGCATAGAATGGGTGCCATTACTGGACGATAGGGAATACAGCAGCATCCCTGAACTTGGATGGCAATGAGGTAGGTAGGCCATGGGAATGCACCACAGCcatggcggattagccactgggcccaTGCGGGTGCCCCCCGTGCCTCAACGTGCGCagcactcctgccggggagcagacctgggggctggccctgctcctgccagATTGGGGCACTGGGACTGGCCCcattccctggcaggagtgccgggtgggcagagcagggtaACCCCCCATGCCTCAACCCCATTTCCCAcgcagggggcggggtggggctgcAGTCGGGcagggcccccacttgctctggcccagggctcctcagAAGCTTAATCCACCTCAACACCCCCGAGGCAGGAGTGAGAGCTGGCACAACGATACAGGCGGAGGGGAGGCCCGCGGAGATGGGGAGCAGTGGGTCCGGCGGGCCACAGGGAACAGTGAGAGAGC includes:
- the ZFAND1 gene encoding AN1-type zinc finger protein 1 isoform X2 produces the protein MKSDEHRSYPCTYTGCNGKELLPVLCPYCKKLFCLRHRHQSDHECEKLDTPKPRMAATQKLVKDIIDSKKEEAVRSKRRKGAKNSETAAKVALIKLKMHACGDKSLPQTERIYFQVFLPKGSKEKSKPMFFCSKWSIGKVVDFAACLADLKNDNNKSTAKKLRLCHTASGEALPLDHTLATWLSNQECPLYNGGNIILEYLDNEDQFIENTNSYLE